TTCGGTCGACCTGTGCATGAAGATCGTCGACGAGGTGCGCAAGCGCCTGAACCGGCAGGTGGAGGTCAGGATGACCCCCGTCTCCGCCAGCAACCGCATTCCGCTGATGGCGAACGGTACCATCGACCTCGAATGCGGCTCCACCACCAACAATGCGGAGCGGGCGCGCCAGGTGGCATTTTCTCCCACGATCTTCGTGATCGCCAACCGGCTGCTCACGCGCAAGGCGGCCAATATCCGCACACTGGCCGACATGAAGGGCAAGACGCTGGTCGCCACCGCCGGCACCACCACGCTCAAGCAGATGACGGCGCTGAACCGCGAACGCAATCTGGGCATGCGGATCGTGATCGGCAAGGACCACCCCGAGTCGTTCCTGATGCTGGAAACGAACCGGGCGAACGCCGCTGCCAACGACGACATCCTGCTGGCGGCCCAGGTGGCGGGCTCGAAGCAGCCGGCCGATTATGCGATCGGCGCCGAAGCCCTGTCGCTGGAGCCGTACGGCATCATGCTGCGCCGCGGCGACGCGCCGTTCAAGGCGGCGGTGGATGCGGCCATCCGCGCCGCGTTTGCATCGCCCGATTTCCCTCGGCTGTACGCGAAGTGGTTCACCAGCCCGATCCCGCCCAAGGGCATCAACCTGAACGTGCCGATGTCGCCGCAACTGAAGAAGGTGGTGGCCAGTCCCACCGATTCGCCCGATCCCGCCGCCTATCGCTGACTCGCCGGTTTCGCCGATTCGCCGGAGGCCGCGATGGACTACCACTGGAACTGGGCCGTGTTCGGCGAGCAGTCGCCGGATGGCGTGAACACGTATTGGCAAATGCTGGTGTCCGGCCTCGGCTGGACGTTGGCCGCGGCATTGGCCGGCTGGCTGATGGCGCTGGTGCTGGGCGCCCTGGCCGGCGTGGCGCGCACGCTGCCGCAGCGGCCGTTGCGCATGGCCGCCGGCGCCTACGTGGAACTGTTCCGCAACGTGCCGCTGCTGGTGCAGATGTTTTTATGGTTCTTCGTCGTGCCCGAGCTGCTGCCGCGCGCGGCGGGCGACTGGCTCAAGGCCTTGCCGCAGGCGCCGTTCGTCACCGCCGTGGTCTGCCTCGGCTTTTTCACGTCCGCCCGCGTGGCGGTGCAGGTCGCCGCCGGCATCGAAGCGCTGGCGGGCGGGCAGCTGCAGGCCGCGCTGGCGCTGGGCCTCGACCGGCCGCAGGCCTACCGGCACGTGCTGCTGCCGCTGGCGCTGCGCATCGTGCTGCCGCCGCTGACGAGCGAATTCCTGAACATCATCAAGAACAGCTCGGTGGCACTGACGATCGGGCTGATGGAGCTCACCGCCAGCGCCCGCGCGATCCAGGAGTTTTCGTTCCAGGTGTTCGAGGCCTATACCGCCGCCACCATGCTGTACGTGCTGGTCAATCTCGCCGTCACCGCCGGCATGCAGGCCGTCGAACGCAGGCTGGCGTTGCCGGGTACGCTGGGCACGCCGGGAGCGCGCTGATGGACTTCGACTTCGACGTGATCGCCCGCTCGTGGCGCACCGTGCTGCTGACCGGCATGGCGTTCACCTTGCAGCTGACGGTGCTGGCGATGGCGGGCGGGGTGGTGCTGGGCACGCTGCTGGCGCTGGCCCGGCTGTCCGGCTGGCGGCCGCTGGCATTGCTGGCCGCCGCCTACGTCAACCTGGTCCGCGCGGTGCCGCTGGTGCTGGTGATCTTCTGGTTTTATTTCCTGGTGCCGTACCTGGCCGCGTGGGCGATCGGTGCCGAGGAGCCGGTGCGCGTGGGGGCCTTCTGGTCGGCCCTCATCACCTTCACGCTGTTCCAGGCGGCGTA
Above is a window of Pseudoduganella dura DNA encoding:
- a CDS encoding amino acid ABC transporter substrate-binding protein, which produces MASIRLLVFTVFFMALALPGTPHAQALSGTLAKVGRDGYITLGVREGSVPFSYLDDNGRFIGYSVDLCMKIVDEVRKRLNRQVEVRMTPVSASNRIPLMANGTIDLECGSTTNNAERARQVAFSPTIFVIANRLLTRKAANIRTLADMKGKTLVATAGTTTLKQMTALNRERNLGMRIVIGKDHPESFLMLETNRANAAANDDILLAAQVAGSKQPADYAIGAEALSLEPYGIMLRRGDAPFKAAVDAAIRAAFASPDFPRLYAKWFTSPIPPKGINLNVPMSPQLKKVVASPTDSPDPAAYR
- a CDS encoding amino acid ABC transporter permease translates to MDYHWNWAVFGEQSPDGVNTYWQMLVSGLGWTLAAALAGWLMALVLGALAGVARTLPQRPLRMAAGAYVELFRNVPLLVQMFLWFFVVPELLPRAAGDWLKALPQAPFVTAVVCLGFFTSARVAVQVAAGIEALAGGQLQAALALGLDRPQAYRHVLLPLALRIVLPPLTSEFLNIIKNSSVALTIGLMELTASARAIQEFSFQVFEAYTAATMLYVLVNLAVTAGMQAVERRLALPGTLGTPGAR